The sequence below is a genomic window from Lolium perenne isolate Kyuss_39 chromosome 7, Kyuss_2.0, whole genome shotgun sequence.
CACCGGCAGCGGCGGCCACGGTACGGCTCCTCTACCTTCCCCCCGTTCGATTCCGATCGGCGGTTCTGGCGAATCGATGCGCGCCGCCTCGTCGTTTTGCGTGATGCGGGCTGGATTTTGATTTTGGGGAGGGAGTTCGCGGTTTCGCGGATTTAGCTCGGGCGGATTCGGGTGGTTGTTGTTGCGTTCGGTCGCCGACGCTTTTCGGGTGGGTTCGTTCCTGCGGGTGATTCTTAGAGGGAGCTTCAGGGTTTAGGCGCGATTTGTGGGGGGCTCTATCCCGATCTCCTCCGCTTTGACCCGCCTGCTTGGCGCGCGCACCGTTCAGATGCGTGCGGGTTGGAGGAGCCGGTGAGGAATTTCGATTGGTTTCGGTCACTGCCCCAACCAGATCGAGTTATGCTTCACCGATTTTCCATTCCGCTTGTTTTGGGGGTGCTGGTAGGATTTTCGTGTTAGGATTTCGATTTATTGGAAGATGACCAGGCTTGGTAAGTATGGTGTTCTGAGGGGCTGGGATCAGATGAGAATCGAACTAGCAGCTGTTGATTTTGTTTGCGCTGAGAGGTTGGTCATAGATGGAACGAGCTTTTAGCACATCATTACACATGTGAGAGGCCTCAGCGCGTATCATCTCCAAAGGGGCTAATAAAGAGCTTACTGGAAAACGTATGATTACATGGACTGATTGGGTACTGATGGTGTCTTCACTTTGCCATGTACCATAGACTATCATCGTCTACCATGTTCTGTACCAATGAAAATGCTAAATACTTCATGTCGCTGTGTATCATCTGTTTGCTTGTTGAAGGAAGGAGAAACTGAAAGCTAAATATATGCTATGTTTAGGAAGGAGAAACTGAAAGCTAATCATCTGTAtgcttgttgatgttatgcaggTTGTAATGAAAAGTTACAACACCTGCTAAGGGACAGGAGCTCCGCGACGAAGTTCGACATGGGCTCAGGAAACCTGGTGATGAAGAAGGTGGTGAGGCCGAGCTCATTCGATCTGGACATACAGCTCGACAAAAGCTGGAAGGAGGACGTGACTTGCCCAATCTGCCTAGACTACCCTCACAACGCGGTCCTACTGAGGTGCACATCTTACGAGAAGGGCTGCAGGCCGTTCGTGTGCGACACGGACCAGACCCGCTCAAACTGTCTCGAGAGGTTCAAGGGTGCATACGAGCTGCCTGCCAACGTGAAGATCTCGTCTATAGCCGTGGCTCCTCTTGACAGCATCCACATCGTGTCGTCTCAGGTGAACAACCGCCCGAGCTGCCCGTTGTGCAGAGGCGATGTCATTGGGTGGATTGTCATTGGCGAGGCTCGTCTGCACCTTAACCAGAAGAAGAGGTGCTGTGAAGAGGATCAATGTTCCTTTGCTGGTAACTTCAACGAGCTTCAGAAGCACACGCAGCAGAAGCATCCGGATTCACGCCCTTCGGAAATTGATCCTGCCAGGCAAGTTGATTGGGACAACTTCCAGCAGTCTTCTGATATTGTGGATGTCTTGAGCACGATACATGCACAAGTTCCTAATGGTATTGTTCTCGGAGACTATGTCATTGAGTATGGGGATGATGAAACTGGAGAAGACTACGAAGTGCTCCGCAGGgttaggaggaggtggtggtcctTTATCTGTTGCAAAGCCTTCTGCAGATATCCAAGaaggcgaagaagaggaagatcaaGGGATAGTAGAGGCAGTGGAAGGAGGAACAGCAATCAGGCTCATCTGGAAAACTTCAATCTCGAGGTTCCGACACAGGCTGTTGACTTGAGAGAACTCAGATTTGATGAAATCGATGATGAATACATTGTCACAGGGGCCTTACCTAGTATGGGAACACCTGGAAGAATGGCCAGTTTCCATTACAGGTCAGTATAAGCAATCTAGTATTTTATTATACCATAGTATTGTGGAGCTATATCAAACCACTGCTCATAGCGTACCTTTATTTCCAACCGGCCTAGCCCCCATTCCTAAAGTATATAAATACACGATACTCACATACTAACCCAGAGATAAACCTTCATTTATACAAGGGCTTCCCCTAGTTAAAAATCTCTAATCTATTGTGTATTCATGAGTTACCTGTTTAGGATTTCAGTGTATACTATTTGTTTTAACTGTGTATAACAAAACTTCTTGCGAGGAATTTAGTTTGCAACTTGTAAGGGCTAAGGATTAACATTTTGAGACTGCCCATAAAATTCAGCATGATGGTCGCCTGTAGTAGATAATATAATTTTCTTATATATTTAAACCTTGATTAACTTTTCCTCTTTTATTCTACTCTGGCTCTGTCTGATGTCTGATGTTTTCTCGATGTATCCAGGGATACAAGAtatggccggtgatctgcctactTATAGAACAAGCTGATAAAGAAATGGAATTGTAGCCATGATGTGATGCCGCAACCATCAGGACATTGTACCTCCGCTCATTTTTGGTTCTTTACCGCCTTGGTTGTTGCTAGGTGCCGCTCCAGCCCAAACTTCCTGTGCATAAGAAGTAGCAACAGAAACACTCCGCCGTCATCCATTTGCAATAGATTTAATTATCATAGTTTTCATCCTGTATATATTTAGCACCCATCTCTACAGTGATGTTGGTGAAAAGCTTTTTTTGCCTTTTGGAAATGCTGCTCCTGCTCGGATGTAGCGAAACTCTCACAGGGAATCACATAGCAAACTTGAGCTCATTCAAGGTTTGTTTGGAGCGACTCTTGTCTCGCCTAGTCCAAGCTGTCCTAAGAGTTTTCGGATGTTGTTTGTGTTCTCTTGAGACAACATGGGGGATGGGGCACATGTAATCGGTGTTTCATCAGGTCAAGCTTCCAGCTTCGAACAAGTGTTTGGAGAGTCACAGGTGCAGCGGCCGACAGATGCACGCGGAGTTGTCCTTTGCCAGGCGCTAAAAGTAACCTGATTGCCTGAATTCATTTGCATGTCGTATGGTGCTGTGTCTCACATCTGCATATAGGCGCTGATCAGGACAGGTGCGTGATTGTGTTGGTATTGCTACTGGAATCTCTCTTCTGAACCTACCATCACGAGTTGATTCTAAATTAAGGCTGTATCCTAAACGCTGTGGGTGATATGCTGCGTGGTGGTGCAAATATGCTCAATGATTGGCTAGAGGCAGACCAAGGTTGTAGTGTACATGACGCCGACCGTGCACATTTTCTTTAGATTATTTCTTGCCACATCCATGGATGTTTTGACACTGTCCTTGACATTAACATATTATTGGTGCTTCATCTTATCCTGATCCGCGGAATGCCAGACGCGGTATGTTTGGCTGATGATGGCGATATCTGAACAGACACATATACTTGTGTCTGTTTAGTCTAGAAAAGAACAGCAATTTAAGAAATGAGTTGAGATTCGTGGCCTAACGTCCTGCGTTGGGAGTTTGTCTGAGCCAAAATATTGTCAGGTTAGCTGCAGTTTCAACTCCAACGACCAGAATTTCTGGGTGCCCTAGTGCCTTTTCTCCTTTTTATTTGTTTTCGTTGGAAGATCATTCTGGTAGGAACACTGAATTTGCATTGTCTGAAATAACTTTCCTTCTCTCCTCTCCCCGCCTAGCGCCACTACACTGGCATCCTTCTCTCCTCTCCCTGCCTCCCTGGCTAGTGCCACTACTTCACTGGCATCGGAGGCAGCCATGCTCTCCGGTGAGCACATATGGTATCCCCACTCCTTGCAAACATATAAAACATCAAGAAAAGAAATGTTTTCATTAATCATCATAGTAAAATAACTTCACATAATCTGTATATATAAAAAGAAAAAAGTTCATCACACAGCATAGGACACACAAACCTCTCCAACATTTTTGGGTAATTACAGGGCAAAATTCGCTTTGTCAGACTTGCTCTACTTCTTCCATTTCCAGAGTGCCAAAAGCTTATCGTGAGCAATCTCCAATAATTTGATCTTAGAGGGATATGATGTCGTTCTCGTACATCACAAAGGAAATAGGAATTGCAACAAGTCAAGCATGCGGGGGATCAATAAACTTGTATTTACAAACTAATGAGTACTTTACAATTATAGAACACGCCAACTGATACTGGCCTCCATGCATGCTATCAAGTTCCTTTCATCCTGGAACTCTTCAGTTAACGCTGCTTAAGTTCTCTTGTGTATTCATTAGCAAAAAAAAAGTTCTCTTGTGTATTATGCTGTTTCTTCCTCTAGCTTTTTAAATGTACCTTCCTTGATTAGTGCCCTTCGTTTGAGCAACAACATGCTATCATGTCAATCTCCATTATGTTTGCATTCCACAAAATCTTACTGGGTGCCTTGTTCTTTCAGACACATCATCTGTGATGATGTTGTCAAAGCGAAGGGACGGTACCATATGACGATGCGAACATTGTTAGAGCTTTTTTTTTTTCCCGTAGGAAGATCATTCTGATAGGAACCCTGAATTTGCATTGTCTGAATTTTTTTTCCTTCTCTCCTCTCCCTGGCTAGCCCCACTATTTCGGTGCCACCGGAGGCAGCTATGCTTTTGGTGAGCACATCACAGTATCCCCACTCCTTGTAAACATATAAAACATCAAGAAAATATGGTTTCACTAATCATCATGGTAAAATAACTCTACATAATCTACATATATAGAAAAAGGAAAAGTTCAGCACACAGTAGTATACAGGCAAATGTCGCCAAGGTTATTCGATAATTACAGG
It includes:
- the LOC127312347 gene encoding uncharacterized protein, whose translation is MGSGNLVMKKVVRPSSFDLDIQLDKSWKEDVTCPICLDYPHNAVLLRCTSYEKGCRPFVCDTDQTRSNCLERFKGAYELPANVKISSIAVAPLDSIHIVSSQVNNRPSCPLCRGDVIGWIVIGEARLHLNQKKRCCEEDQCSFAGNFNELQKHTQQKHPDSRPSEIDPARQVDWDNFQQSSDIVDVLSTIHAQVPNGIVLGDYVIEYGDDETGEDYEVLRRVRRRWWSFICCKAFCRYPRRRRRGRSRDSRGSGRRNSNQAHLENFNLEVPTQAVDLRELRFDEIDDEYIVTGALPSMGTPGRMASFHYRDTRYGR